Proteins from one Flavobacterium sp. N2038 genomic window:
- a CDS encoding YceI family protein — MATTKWSIDPTHSEIGFKVKHMMFTNVSGKFGTYDATITTDGDNFENATIEFSGDIASIDTANADRDGHLRSGDFFDAENHPKLAFKAASFKKIDAGEYELTGDLNIKGVSKTVKFPVEFSGTMTDPWGNTKVGLSIEGKINRKDWGLNWNSALETGGVLVGEEVKLNIELQFVKQA, encoded by the coding sequence ATGGCAACTACAAAATGGTCAATTGACCCAACTCACTCAGAAATTGGTTTTAAAGTTAAACACATGATGTTTACAAATGTTTCAGGAAAATTTGGAACTTACGACGCTACAATTACTACAGACGGAGATAACTTCGAAAACGCTACAATCGAGTTTTCTGGTGATATCGCTTCAATCGATACTGCAAATGCAGACAGAGACGGACATTTAAGAAGCGGTGACTTTTTTGACGCTGAAAATCATCCAAAATTAGCTTTCAAAGCTGCATCATTCAAAAAAATTGATGCTGGAGAATATGAATTAACTGGAGATCTGAATATTAAAGGTGTTTCGAAAACAGTAAAATTCCCGGTAGAATTTAGCGGAACCATGACTGATCCTTGGGGAAATACAAAAGTAGGCTTAAGCATAGAAGGAAAAATCAATCGTAAAGATTGGGGATTAAACTGGAACTCAGCTCTTGAAACTGGCGGTGTTTTAGTTGGAGAAGAAGTAAAATTAAACATTGAATTACAGTTTGTAAAACAAGCTTAA
- the fabD gene encoding ACP S-malonyltransferase: protein MKAYVFPGQGAQFTGMGKDLYENSALAKELFEKANEILGFRITDIMFEGTAEELKETKVTQPAVFLHSVILAKTLGDDFKPEMVAGHSLGEFSALVANGTLSFEDGLKLVSQRALAMQKACEITPSTMAAVLGLADNIVEEVCASIDGIVVAANYNCPGQLVISGETTAVEKACEAMKAAGAKRALILPVGGAFHSPMMEPAREELAAAIEATTFSTPICPVYQNVTANAVSDANEIKKNLIIQLTAPVKWTQSVQQMIVDGATLFTEVGPGKVLAGLINKIDKEALTANA from the coding sequence ATGAAAGCATACGTATTTCCAGGTCAGGGTGCACAATTCACAGGAATGGGCAAAGACTTATATGAAAATTCGGCTTTAGCCAAAGAATTATTCGAAAAAGCTAATGAAATATTAGGTTTCAGAATTACAGATATTATGTTTGAAGGTACTGCCGAGGAACTAAAAGAAACTAAAGTTACTCAACCGGCTGTATTTTTACACTCTGTTATTTTAGCAAAGACTTTAGGTGATGATTTTAAACCGGAAATGGTTGCAGGACATTCTTTAGGCGAGTTTTCAGCTTTGGTTGCTAACGGAACTTTATCTTTTGAAGACGGTCTTAAGTTAGTTTCTCAGCGTGCTTTGGCTATGCAAAAGGCTTGCGAAATTACTCCATCTACAATGGCTGCGGTTTTAGGTTTAGCGGATAATATTGTTGAAGAAGTTTGTGCTTCTATCGACGGAATTGTGGTTGCTGCAAACTATAACTGCCCGGGACAATTGGTAATTTCCGGAGAAACTACTGCTGTTGAAAAAGCTTGTGAAGCAATGAAAGCTGCCGGAGCAAAACGTGCTTTAATTTTACCTGTTGGCGGTGCATTTCACTCACCAATGATGGAGCCAGCGAGAGAAGAATTAGCTGCAGCGATTGAAGCAACGACATTCTCTACTCCTATTTGCCCGGTATATCAAAACGTTACTGCAAATGCAGTTTCTGACGCAAATGAAATTAAAAAGAACTTAATCATTCAATTAACAGCTCCTGTAAAATGGACTCAGTCTGTACAACAAATGATCGTTGACGGCGCTACTTTGTTTACAGAAGTTGGCCCAGGAAAAGTATTAGCCGGTTTAATTAATAAAATTGATAAAGAAGCACTTACTGCGAATGCTTAA
- a CDS encoding DUF983 domain-containing protein: MSSALTHILSNECPVCHKGKVFTDKNIFFNFSFPKMNEYCSHCNYKFQKEPGYFFGAMYVNYGLTVAQGIATYCIAQFFFEKNFDLRIIPIIAVVITLLTPFNLRFSRLAWIYMFKDYTK; the protein is encoded by the coding sequence ATGTCAAGCGCATTAACTCATATTTTAAGCAACGAATGTCCTGTTTGTCATAAAGGAAAAGTATTTACAGATAAAAATATTTTCTTCAACTTCAGTTTTCCAAAAATGAATGAATACTGCAGTCATTGCAACTATAAATTCCAAAAAGAGCCGGGTTATTTCTTTGGTGCTATGTACGTAAACTACGGATTAACAGTCGCACAAGGAATTGCAACGTATTGTATTGCTCAGTTTTTCTTCGAAAAAAATTTCGATTTAAGAATTATTCCAATCATTGCAGTAGTGATTACTTTACTCACTCCCTTTAATCTCCGATTTTCAAGATTAGCATGGATTTACATGTTTAAGGATTATACGAAGTAA
- a CDS encoding AraC family transcriptional regulator, with protein sequence MKKYPVYSVQNFSCNDIHRDFYVNTFKEHLKNHSFVEEPHRHDSYLMVFFTKGSGLHEVDFDQFGIKRGSLFVLQPGQMHHWNLSEDVEGFVIIFSQELYNLYFGQKKINDYNFYHSIYNRPEMVFEEKEIPKILPYFDLLIQENNQSNKYQLDKLLNLLDCIHIEVARKYSETYSHQAHSYNIKINTFESLLEAYFRTEKLPSFYAEKLNITLKHLNRICNEILQKTATEVITDRVILEIKRMLTDKQLAVNEVAFKVGYEDYSYFSRFFKKQTGMSPTEFRNIK encoded by the coding sequence ATGAAGAAGTATCCTGTTTACAGTGTGCAGAATTTCAGTTGCAATGATATTCATCGCGATTTTTATGTAAATACGTTTAAAGAACATTTAAAAAACCACAGTTTTGTCGAAGAACCACATCGGCATGATTCGTACTTAATGGTGTTTTTTACAAAAGGTTCAGGATTACATGAAGTGGATTTTGATCAATTCGGAATTAAGAGAGGAAGTCTTTTTGTTTTACAACCCGGGCAAATGCATCACTGGAATTTATCTGAGGATGTTGAAGGTTTTGTAATTATCTTTTCTCAGGAATTGTATAATTTGTATTTCGGACAGAAAAAGATTAATGATTATAATTTTTATCATTCAATTTATAACAGACCGGAAATGGTTTTTGAAGAAAAAGAAATCCCGAAAATTCTGCCGTATTTCGATCTGCTCATTCAGGAGAATAATCAAAGCAATAAGTATCAATTAGACAAACTGTTGAATCTTTTGGACTGCATTCATATTGAAGTGGCTAGAAAATATAGTGAAACCTATTCGCATCAAGCGCATTCGTACAATATCAAAATCAATACATTTGAATCTCTTTTGGAAGCATATTTCAGAACCGAAAAACTGCCGTCATTTTATGCCGAAAAGTTAAATATTACTTTGAAGCATTTGAACAGAATCTGCAATGAAATCCTTCAAAAAACAGCAACAGAAGTAATCACAGACCGCGTTATTCTCGAAATAAAAAGAATGCTTACGGATAAACAATTAGCAGTAAACGAAGTTGCTTTTAAAGTGGGCTATGAAGATTACTCTTATTTCTCCCGATTCTTCAAAAAACAAACCGGAATGTCGCCGACTGAATTTCGAAATATAAAGTAA
- a CDS encoding (4Fe-4S)-binding protein codes for MNLDNLTKEYTNGEVTIVWQPEKCIHSANCKNNNPDVFRPKEKPWITPEHSTTEKIISTVNKCPSGALSFYMNK; via the coding sequence ATGAATCTAGATAATCTTACCAAAGAATATACAAACGGAGAAGTAACTATCGTGTGGCAACCCGAAAAATGCATTCATTCTGCTAATTGCAAAAACAACAATCCTGATGTCTTTCGCCCAAAAGAAAAACCTTGGATTACTCCAGAACACTCTACAACAGAAAAGATAATTTCAACCGTTAATAAATGTCCTTCAGGAGCGCTGAGTTTTTATATGAATAAATAA